CAatgcactgttcaataatgatccgcagggtgttaatatgagcaatacaggaggatccagcgcggaatcctgcttgttcggcatcgagtggggcctcaaggtgttctctgatacgttccagtataacttttgctactattttggcaacgcaatttcctctccagttttcgcactttgtataTCTCCTTTTATTGGGAGCTtaataattcccttcttccacttatgggggaagctttcggtggtccaggcttattttatgagcggatgaagcagttcgatTGATggcgttggcgctgcttgtaaaagctctgtgggaattccatcaagtcctaccgctttgttgttcttatgtGCTttattgcggcaacgatctcatctttactgggaggcgcggtgcggattcggggattagtttcttcaggcgcttcagaaggtatcggctgaCCCTAGGCTAGTTAATACCTAATGACTGCttctacatttatttaaataattgttttcaaacttcgTTGGTTTCAGTCAAAATGTATAAGGATctagttattgaaaaaaaatccaagataATTATAGCCTTGACCCCGATGGGGTACTAtctattcttcttaaaaatggtctcaatgttttaaaatacagaTTCCAAAATTCTGAAAGTTTGATTTATGACTCAATCTATTTTCTCTGTAGCAATATTTTCACCAGTATAAACTGCCTTTCTCAAATGTAGACCAACGCCTAAAAACCTTATAGAATTCGTTTTCCAAATACATATTGATGACTCTTTAGAATGAACAAGAAGTTTACACGTTCTACAGTACACTGATTTTGCCAAAGGACTTGATAAAATGCcccataataaatataatttgctGAAATTCAAAGCTCTTGGCTTTAAAAACCGCAAACAAATTAGACTAAGACTAACACATAACTTCAAGTTTAAGTAAAAGCTTGTACTAagcttataaattaaaaaacttctgATATACATAACTTTTCTTAAGGGGCTTAAACAGTGTGACACTTTCaccaaaaaaaattttttaattttttttttttagatcgcttaaactttcaaatagtttttaatgaaaGATTTGTAAGGAACTCAAAAGCAGCTTCATAGTGCGTTGAAAACGATCGAGCTTGAGCTTATTTTCTAGCAGGTTGTCGACCCTATTGAGGAAGAATAGGTATATAGTTCAAACAGATAGTAGTGGAATAAAAAGGGGGTCGAACTCGCCAGACACAAGCATTGGCCTCTCAATAATGAGAAAAATTAAAGGTAATTCATTGTTAACCatattcaaaagaattttttaataatgttcacCTTCACTCTATTTTAGCTTTGTGCATTAAGAAACGAACAAATTAGATATTCTtaccatattttgtattaattataatttaaaaaaaaaattaatataaaatatttatttcacttttatatgtttcagatagtttttttacatatgTTACGACGCTAAATTAGCTTCAGCCAATTCAACAGCAGAACGATGTTCATATTCCTATGATTAATCTTCATCTGGACCTTTTAGTATACCATTTGATGTCGTCATCGTACTCAATTCTTGATTATTGTCTTGGTCAGAATAGTATTCAATTAAAGGTACTTTGATTtttcgtcttaaaaaaaaatttaaaaaaatatttaaaatcaatttatgaacaaaaaattataatgtttattttctacTCACCTTGTTCTAGCAACTCTTATATTAACATACTTAAAAACACTTAATCTTAGAAAATCTTTACATTCCTTAGGTGTAAAGTGTTTATcaatttttgcaataattttttgaaaaaagctaaCTATACATTTGTATTTCATAAAAGCCAATTTTGGCTTTATTCCTTTTGAACGTCCAGTCCACGAGTACTTCATAAGCAACTGAGGTGAGATAACACTTTCAACAACTTCAAGTCCAAATCTTTGTGTAGAAACATGACTGGTGTGTCCCACAACTGACATAAACTTTCGAATCtattaaaaagagaaataatttaaatctttttgtgtaTCAAGAATGTTACCATTTTCTCTTCAAAACTTTCACTCATTGAAAGTCTTTTGTTGAGATTCTGCAAACCGGAAACTGTTGTAAtaggaaaataaaatgattCCAAATCATCATTAGTTATGTCAGAGGGCAGAAAAGAAGATGGAGCAGGAACAGGAATATGAGTTAAATCGCAACCATTATGTTTggaaattttattaagaattgcATTCAAAGTTTCTTGCATATTATCgatttttgaatgaaactttGTATTGGAATCAATGCAATATGAGATTTTTGTGCCCAAAATGTTGAGTTTGTCTTCATGGTCGCATTTTTTCGGGAATGAATTTTCTTCCAATTCTGGACTATTGTTCGGTTCTTCTTTTTGTGCTTCAAGTAAATGTCTTATATTTTCCTTGGAATCAATAATTTCTTCCTGAAGAGGAAGAAAATCTGTATCTGACTTTTGTTTGAcgatatttttcctttttgatgGCGTTTGCATCTCCGACTTGGAAGAAGAACACCAATTTTTGTCTTCCTTgggcttcttttttttgttaaattttcgtGAAAGTCTCATAGAACTATGTTTTAGaacgttgttttttaaaaagttttcacaCGCTTTTGTGTCGAACGATCGATCTGCTTTCGATATAACTTGAAGACAGAGATGGAAAATTGAGGAATATGTTATAAAGGGTAGTTTCGTATTATTGGTTCCATTTGTTCGACCTGTCCACGTGAACTTCGTTAACAATCTCGCTGATATTATTCTCTCGATAATTTTGACACCAACTTTTCTGGCAGATTTGTTGCCTGAATCGCCAGCGATTTTGGTAAATTTATTAATCTACGAAAAGTTGAAGAATTcgttaattttaaacaacattaaTGACGTAACTTCAACTTACCAGCTTTGCTATCAGGTCATCATTCTGTTGTAGTTCCTCATCGAGTCGATTAAGCTCATTTACAGTGGAAATAGGAAAACGAAAACcaacataattttcattttcagcaaAAGTCTCCACTACCGCTGCTGATGCTTCAGAATTTAGTAAATAATTTTCGatgttattcaaaatcaaatctaatgatttttgtaaattatctaTTTTCAAATGAGTCAATTCATTTGataaaatgcattttgaaatGTTCCCATCGACTTTGTCCAATTTGGAGGACATTTTAAACTCATTTCCTTGACgaccatcatcaacatcattagCTTCAGTTGGATGGTCAAAtggtttttcttcatttaatcCCATTCTATGGAGAAGTATATCCACAGTTTTTCTCAAACCTTCGAGTTTCAAATGGGTTTGGTTATTTTGTTCGATGCATTTGGTTATTTTGATATCGAGATCATTCAATTGCTCGTTATGGTCACATGGATGTTCTGCAGTGCCATCTTTACAGGTGGAGTTAAGGCTAAGTTGTTGGTTTTGAAATAGATCTCTGAAATGTTCTTTTGAATCGACCAACTCTTGTTGGTCTTCTTCACAGAAATTATTAATGTGGTTATTGTCTTCCGTTTTAGAATTCGTCATTGTCTCAAGAGAATAAGATTCCATCGCATTTGCTGACTGAAATCGTTTTGATTACGCTATTGGCTTGTATCAGAATCGTTTAGACTACTGGCcagcttatttatttaaacgattGAACAGCCCTGAGAGCACTTTTTTTAAGGCAATGGTTTATTTAATGAAGACATGCTAAAAGCCTTTACTCAAGAAGTTTCAATATTAATTCCTTAAATTCTACCCAAATTACCCAAATTAttggaaaacataatttttaaaaaaacataacaaacatTCTTagtttctaatttaaaattagtgtgatttgtgttttaattaaatatcaaaaacaaattgttttaaacaatttacaaatttatttttatttattttacaattttgtttactttcaaATTTGGCATTTggcatagttttttttctatttggcaGGTGAAATGTCATCAGTAgtcgaattgaattttgttaGAGTGTGTGTTCAACAAACATTCGAGGCTCGAAATTATTGTGACCTagcaatttagaaaaatgttattgCTGCGTTGGAGTTGGTGTTGTATGTTATTTCATCTGACAGTGGCACAACACTGACAGTTTTGCTTTCTGTAAACTTCATTACTTCTTACTTTTTggataaacttttaaaaattgttttcctcAAGTCCATAATAGTGAAgactatttaatattttgtaaaaaagttttctaatgatgcttttattttaaatagtccCTAATTCAGCAGGTGTCACTATGAAAGATaccatttttttacatttgcaGCTGCCATTTTTGTATATAGAACCTATAGTACTGTCATCGTGGGTTTTTTTTGCGGCACCTAGTGGCTGCGGacattaaattaactttttatacaaaatttccaaCGCCACACTGAGGTTACGGCGAACGAAAAAAAGTTCCATGATAGtactaaaaattttatatacaaagctgtcatttttaaaaagtaaagaaGATTAGAATGAAATGACACATGCTCAAAAACTGTCTAAATTCATTacggaaattataaaaatgttgcaATTTGCAATTCATATGCGGTAGACATTTTTTCCAATGTTAAAGCTTAACTAccttttaattgtaaaaaaagtgcaaaaaagcACACACATGGCAGCGACACCTGTCTCTGAAAAAGCATAGATACAAACATTGTGTTCAgtacttaaaaactatttgtcattatctgtcaaaaaagGCGTGTTCAACAACACTATTTGACTTGAGAGACATATATCTCTGAATTGCTATAAATTTGTTTAGAtatattgatattttgaaaaagtttaaaagaaaaagctaagcagttttaacttttaacttttgttttatagagATGGGAAATTGAAAtactggtaaaaaaaaacaaaacatttgttcGCTTTTGCACTTTTTGAAGTCGAATGTAGTAAAGCCCTTAAACTTCTTcttcacaataaaatatatatctgAAATctgaaaaaagattaattttatctatattttttgatctttttgCTCCTTAAATGTattgatttcaatcaaaaatatttgtttgtaagagGCAAATCATATAAATTAGAGACATCATCAGCGAACTTGCAGagttataaaattttactttcatgTCCACGGAGACCTTAAGGAGAACCATTTTGGCGTGTAattgatacaattttaaaacataaaaggaGTAGCTTTCAAAGAATATTTCGTGATcacttaataaaattcaaatatggaTTAACATATCGTTCTATTGTccatattgaaataattttaagttaaagtaGACGTCTCTAAAATTTCCCCATCTCATGCATGTTAAATAatcataaaatcaataaaagtgttATCATTGCCTTACTTCATATTGTGAATAAATACTTCGAATAAAGGCTAACGTCATAAATTCGAAGTTCGAAATTAGCAGGTACGTGTAACGTCAACATGACAGCTAgatatttagattttatttttcaataaaaaaagagaaatacccaagaaaattgcaatttttaattaaaaaaagtttggaaaacaattaaactaattttaattcatttaataaaacaatacttgAAAAATGCTTACTCTACGCGAAAGACAAATAAGTAAGTAAAGCAGtgtaaaaacagtttaaagaagttttaattcgaaacaaattttgtattgatatttatCTTGCCTATGTGGTGATTTTCCAAAACCTCGtaattttctcttttatttcactattatttttattttttaagatgcaATCAAACAAATGCTAAACTTGAACGTTCAGCAGCCTAAAATTCTAGCTGCTGAACCCGTGTGGAAGATTCTCATTTATGACCGCGATGGACAGGACATCATATCGCCAATCATTCCAATAAGAGAGCTACGAAATCTGGGTGTAACATTGCATGTGTAAGttcaacaaactaaataaaaactgCAATTCATGTTTTTCGCTTTGGTTTGTAATGTATGACCTAATTAGATAGTGTTATTAATTGACCCATTGATCTTTTGCATTACTCATTTTGCCAACTTgtcttttaatttctagacaATTGCACTCGGATCGCGATTCCATTCCAGATGTCCCGGCAGTTTACTTCTGCGCTCCCACCAACGAAAATCTCGGCCGCATCCAGCAAGATCTTCAAAACGGACTCTACGACACTTACTACTTGAATTTTCTGTCACCAATTTCCCGGCAAAAGATTGAGGATCTAGCTGCGATTGCTTTGCAGGCAGGCTGCGTTGCGAACATCCGCAGTGTCTATGACCAATATGTGAACTTTATAAGTCTCGAAGATGACTTCTTTGTGTTCAAGCACCAGAACAGTGATGCTGTCTCGTATTACTCCATCAATCGTGCCAATACCCGTGACGATGAGATCGAAATTCTTATGGACAACATTGTGGACAGCTTGTTCTCGGTGTTTGTGACCCTGGGCAATGTCCCAATCATCCGTTGTCCCCGGAACAGCGCCGCTGAAATGGTGGGTCGAAAACTGGAGAAGAAGTTGCGAGAAAATCTTTGGGACGCACGAAACAATCTCTTCCACATGGACGCCACTCAGGCCGGTGGAGTTTTCAGCTTTCAACGGCCACTGCTATTATTGCTTGATCGAAATCTAGATCTGGCCACACCGTTACATCACACCTGGTCCTACCAGGCTTTGGTACATGACGTGCTAGAGTTGAGCTTGAATCTGGTTTATTTGGAGGATGAGAGCGATGGGGTGCGAAGTGGGACGAAGAAGAAGCTCAAAGCCTGTGATTTggataaaaatgataaattctgGACGACACACAAGGGCAGTCCCTTTCCCCTGGTAGCCGAGGCCATCCAAGAAGAACTTGAGTCCTATCGTTCGTCAGAGGAGGAAATCAAAAAGCTCAAGACTTCCATGGGTATCGATGGTGAGAACGAAGTAGCCTTCTCAATGGTAAACGACACAACAGCCCGACTAACCAACGCCATCAATTCCCTACCCCAATTGATGGAAAAGAAACGCCTTATTGACATGCACACAAAAATCGCCACAGCCATTCTCAATTTCATCAAAACGCGACGTCTAGATTCATTCTTTGAGCTGGAAGAGAAGATCATGTCGAAACAAACTCTCGATCGACCACTGCAGGACATTTTGAATGATCCAGAATTTGGTTTGCCAGAGGATAAAATGAGATTgtacattatttattatatttgctCAGCAAATGTCCCCGAATACGAGTTCCAACGCATCAAAGAAACCCTCCAAGAGGCCGGCTGCGATCTGTCCCCGTTGTCATATGTGGAACGATGGAGAAGCATTAACATTCGGTCGCCAGTTAATCAAACGACTCAGTACGAAGGAGGTGGCACTAAGACAGTATCGATGTTTTCCAAATTAGTCTCGCAGGGTTCTTCTTTTGTCATGGAAGGAGTAAAGAATTTGGTCGTAAAAAGACATGTAATTCAaagcttacaactttttttagttctctttttaattcttgtatttaatttattttgtatccatAGAACTTGCCAGTCACCAAAATCACTGATCAAATCATGGAATGTCGAAGCTCAGTCGAAACAGATGACTACCTGTATTTGGATCCGAAACTCCTCAAAGGTGGCGATGTAATGCCAAAGAATCGTGCTCCATTCCAAGATGCAGTTGTTTATGTTGTTGGCGGAGGAAATtatattgaatatcaaaatttagttgatttcatgaaacaaaaacaaagtgcAAATGTGAATAAGAGAATCATTTATGGATCATCGAATTTGAGCAATTCCAAGCAATTCCTCAAGGAATTGTCACAATTGGGCAAAGAGATACAAACTCCCGTGTTAAGTTAGGGATCCGTATTTTGTTGTTAAgctataaattaaaacaaaaaaaaaaacaattattgattTTACAGAATTTGACATTCTGCTTTGACACATTATTATAtcttcaaattataaattttgtaatttagcaaaaaaaaaaacaaaaagaaaaaacaagagaAAAGAAAAGAGGAAAAGAAAAGTCATGTTAAGGTGGTCCAAATGGAATgctgtaaaaatatttaataaaattaaacacgaaacttcacaaaaacaaacaaattacacATGTATCAAGCGagcgttattttttgttcatctgCAGGCAAGAATAAGCTAATAAAGGTTCTTCAGAACATTGATTGTTTAGGTTTACAATCTTTGAAATCAGAGAAAGGCTTTCATGTATGGTGTAACAACACCAGCTGCTGAATGTCTGCTTAAAGTCCTCCAATTTGTGGATTCATGTGAAGGCATCGAACCTAATCAGTAAAAAGAGTATCGAGTTGCGGAATGATCGATTGGTGATGGAAAATTCTCTGTAGACGTTTGACTGAATTGACTGTTTTAGGGTTCCTGATGGTTTTTGTcagttaaataaatcaaaagttgaACTCATATATaggtatgatttttttttcaaaaattgcttaaaattacAAAGATAACTTTTGGCGGCAAAAACagatgttaataaaaaaaatatttaaatataaaatgtaattttcagTTAATTGAGGAAATACAAATCAGTCGACTTATCTAGAAATCAGGAGGACGTGGCCAACTATCAACTGTAAATTTTGTGCTTTTTTTGTCTTGCTAGGTTTATTCCCCcacacaatttaaataaaagttggacAGGTTGTAAGAATAAGGAAAAAGGCTTGTCGATACGATGGATCCCAACGTTACAAACAGATGAACTCTGACCCTTAAAAAGTCCCAGCAGCAGTCATTTAGTGTATGTCGCATTAATCTAGAAAATCCGTGGGAAATTGTATATTGCATGTTCCTTTGTGGAATAACCaactgatttttttatttatgggccaggtaattaataataaaaacttcgtgttgcatacaaaattacaataaaaattaaacaaaattttgtaaataattgtgattgattttaataaatattaaataaggcaattatttttttttgcagtattCGTAATgacttttgatttaaattttgtatgtttttctatGTCGTTTGGTTtccaatctggcaatactttttcgaTGTTggatttttgacagctgtcacttaatttatgtttagttaCTCCTAAACAACTTTTGCAAATCGTCAAATTTACTGTGCAACCCAactaaacaatcaatttattgaacgAAACTTTGGTTTGGCCCATTATGTTGAGTGGCCTTCAAGATCGTTTGTTTTAACACCCCTGAACCATATTTTGTGAATTTGTGTGAAGACGCTTGTCTATGCAAGCCCGAAACAATTGACGCAATGAAAGAGAATATAAAGCgcgttattgttattgttggaGAAATTTGcgcaaaatcattttttaaacgcAATAGCAAACACTTATCGTTATAAAAAGCTCAATTCTTGGCCATAAGATGGAAACTATAggagttttatttcttcttgataaGCACACGTTTAAAAACGCAAGTAACAAAAAAGTTGTAATGtcgattttccaaaaatgttcccaaatttattttatctaaaaaccatgtatttattaaaattttcaatttaataagtaGAACCGAACCGAAATCGCAATgcggtattaaaaaaaattggattttttaaaagtgtgtCCAATATCACTTGGaattcttttgtaaaaattgaataaataacagaaaaataaaaaattgatttcactaCGTGTCCTGTATCGtgagaatataaaaattgtgtttcgatAAAGCCTTAGTGAGTTTGAGGATAACTGATAAAAGCCAAAAcgactttcaagaaaattgagcaTCAACTATTGCCACAGCCGAATTCAtcacagttttttgtttttaatttcatttgggtacgcttttattttaagttttagcttgttacttttgttaaataatcaTATAATATTTACACTTCCAGGTATACCACATTTTATTGTCTTAAACTTACGAGTATTTAAATTAACTACATAACATCTGAGCCAcgggttttgaaaaatatgtatttacttgtttcaaaaaaaatcttccttTTAAAGCAAATTATGTATTGAGTAGTTAAAATGTTTGTCAATCCACATTTTGTGAAAACACATTTTccgaaaaattgtttaaaaagtttaaaaaatttttctcatttgtttaaaaaacatcagaaatatttttaaaacttttcacaAATGTTTCGATTTGAAGATTTATTGTTGAACCAACCGAATAATGACATCAAAATATgtagaaagaattttaaaacaaattaagtcgATGGtgcactaatttaaaaaaaattggttgaatcaactgtttttttataaatcgaaacataaatgagaaaaaaatatttgtcatctcccatatatttaaaaaaaatattgatctaaCTTCGACAATAAAgctattgatttcaaaattattttatcttttgcaaaatattgtttttaaaataaattgattttctaaggcgattttaaacgatttttttatataagaaaaaaaaaacttggtaagaaTTAGTTTTCGGCTAATGTCggtaacaaaaacagatattgaaatcaaccTTATATTATAATATGCCAACAATACAGTggtggccaaaataataagagtggacattttttgttttcttctaatAGTAAAATCTATGCCTTAAATCTTTTTAACTGGAGCAAATTATACATACGAATTTTCTTTGACTTGACTGTAAAACATTTTCAGTGCTACCAATCATTAATGATGGTCACTTGCAATTTACCGTTAGTTTTACTAACAAATGTCAGATTTACAATGGTGAACAAAATAATAGTAAATTTAGCGTTACACTTGTGTTTAAGTGTTTAAAGtgcattatttttaacttcccataggaagttattgtaatgggtccgatttgtcaaattgaaaattttgacatttctcgacgtttcaaggtccctagagtcgaaataaaagatttttagaaagatgtctgtgcatgcgtgtgtacgtacgttcgtacgtccgtacgtccgtacgtccgtacgtccgtatgtccgttcgttcgcgacgtttttttcgtcctccatagctcaagaactagaagagatatcaacttcaaataaattttgttatacagataataaggcagaaagatgcggaaagggctctcaagaaaattgcgtgggtggttttttttagcatagcagtttaaaaaaggtgaaaattttggttatccttaaatatcttacgaaccagaaacgctagagacttgaattaaattttatataatatattgtacgtgataaaaaaatcaatatgacggtttttataaatcaataaaactgaaaaaaaaaatttcacctccaaaattttacgactgaaatatgatttcatctccaaaacaattttgtgcaacgaagaataatgtttttgacatctgataaaattttgagcaaaatctaattgacagttttttttataaaaaataaaaatctgaaaaaacattactcaaagttcgtaaaaattgaatatcgatacaattatcttttcaaaaacttgaaatttaggcttcaagcttattttatctaataagaaaaattattttcaacatttggaaaaatgttaagaaaaatcgaattgacagttttcttacaaaaaataaaaacctaaaaaaaaaattaatataagttagaaaatttgattttcgactcaaatatcttttcaaaactttgagatattggctttaatttacttttatctttcaaaaaatcttattgtcaacattcagttaaagtttaaaaaaaatcgaatggacagttttttttacaaaaacttaaaaaccaaacaaaaaattaacaaaacttggtaagaaTTAGTTTTCGGCTAATGTCggtaacaaaaacagatattgaaatcaaccTTATATTATAATATGCCAACAATACAGTggtggccaaaataataagagtggacattttttgttttcttctaatAGTAAAATCTATGCCTTAAATCTTTTTAACTGGAGCAAATTATACATACGAATTTTCTTTGACTTGACTGTAAAACATTTTCAGTGCTACCAATCATTAATGATGGTCACTTGCAATTTACCGTTAGTTTTACTAACAAATGTCAGATTTACAATGGTGAACAAAATAATAGTAAATTTAGCGTTACACTTGTGTTTAAGTGTTTAAAGtgcattatttttaacttcccataggaagttattgtaatgggtccgatatgtcaaattgaaaattttgacatt
This window of the Eupeodes corollae chromosome 3, idEupCoro1.1, whole genome shotgun sequence genome carries:
- the LOC129952547 gene encoding uncharacterized protein LOC129952547 — encoded protein: MESYSLETMTNSKTEDNNHINNFCEEDQQELVDSKEHFRDLFQNQQLSLNSTCKDGTAEHPCDHNEQLNDLDIKITKCIEQNNQTHLKLEGLRKTVDILLHRMGLNEEKPFDHPTEANDVDDGRQGNEFKMSSKLDKVDGNISKCILSNELTHLKIDNLQKSLDLILNNIENYLLNSEASAAVVETFAENENYVGFRFPISTVNELNRLDEELQQNDDLIAKLINKFTKIAGDSGNKSARKVGVKIIERIISARLLTKFTWTGRTNGTNNTKLPFITYSSIFHLCLQVISKADRSFDTKACENFLKNNVLKHSSMRLSRKFNKKKKPKEDKNWCSSSKSEMQTPSKRKNIVKQKSDTDFLPLQEEIIDSKENIRHLLEAQKEEPNNSPELEENSFPKKCDHEDKLNILGTKISYCIDSNTKFHSKIDNMQETLNAILNKISKHNGCDLTHIPVPAPSSFLPSDITNDDLESFYFPITTVSGLQNLNKRLSMSESFEEKMIRKFMSVVGHTSHVSTQRFGLEVVESVISPQLLMKYSWTGRSKGIKPKLAFMKYKCIVSFFQKIIAKIDKHFTPKECKDFLRLSVFKYVNIRVARTRRKIKVPLIEYYSDQDNNQELSTMTTSNGILKGPDED
- the LOC129951405 gene encoding protein sly1 homolog, which translates into the protein MLTLRERQINAIKQMLNLNVQQPKILAAEPVWKILIYDRDGQDIISPIIPIRELRNLGVTLHVQLHSDRDSIPDVPAVYFCAPTNENLGRIQQDLQNGLYDTYYLNFLSPISRQKIEDLAAIALQAGCVANIRSVYDQYVNFISLEDDFFVFKHQNSDAVSYYSINRANTRDDEIEILMDNIVDSLFSVFVTLGNVPIIRCPRNSAAEMVGRKLEKKLRENLWDARNNLFHMDATQAGGVFSFQRPLLLLLDRNLDLATPLHHTWSYQALVHDVLELSLNLVYLEDESDGVRSGTKKKLKACDLDKNDKFWTTHKGSPFPLVAEAIQEELESYRSSEEEIKKLKTSMGIDGENEVAFSMVNDTTARLTNAINSLPQLMEKKRLIDMHTKIATAILNFIKTRRLDSFFELEEKIMSKQTLDRPLQDILNDPEFGLPEDKMRLYIIYYICSANVPEYEFQRIKETLQEAGCDLSPLSYVERWRSINIRSPVNQTTQYEGGGTKTVSMFSKLVSQGSSFVMEGVKNLVVKRHNLPVTKITDQIMECRSSVETDDYLYLDPKLLKGGDVMPKNRAPFQDAVVYVVGGGNYIEYQNLVDFMKQKQSANVNKRIIYGSSNLSNSKQFLKELSQLGKEIQTPVLS